The following are from one region of the Tenacibaculum dicentrarchi genome:
- a CDS encoding cation transporter, giving the protein MNKTIFEISKMDCPSEENLIRMKLDGIQEIKNLDFDIPNRKLTVFHDGHNDQIEKSIIELKLGGKKISTEETNKKDFVENTNQKKLLWIVLAINFVFFIIEMTTGLISKSMGLVADSLDMLADSFVYGISLFAVGGTLIKKKRIAKIAGYFQITLAIIGFVEVLRRFFGAEKLPDFSTMIIVSILALIANGICLYILQKSKSKEEAHMKASMIFTSNDVIINLGVIIAGILVNWLNSNKPDLIIGTIVFIVVIQGAFRILKLSK; this is encoded by the coding sequence ATGAACAAAACGATATTTGAAATCAGTAAGATGGATTGTCCTTCCGAGGAAAATCTTATACGAATGAAATTGGATGGAATCCAAGAAATCAAAAATCTCGATTTTGACATTCCCAACCGAAAATTGACCGTTTTTCACGATGGTCATAACGACCAAATTGAAAAGTCAATTATCGAATTAAAATTAGGCGGAAAGAAAATCTCGACCGAAGAAACCAACAAAAAAGATTTTGTAGAAAACACCAACCAAAAAAAGCTACTTTGGATTGTACTGGCGATAAATTTTGTCTTCTTCATTATCGAAATGACCACAGGGCTCATCTCGAAATCAATGGGATTGGTTGCCGATAGTTTGGATATGCTTGCCGACAGTTTTGTTTACGGAATTAGCTTGTTTGCGGTTGGCGGAACGTTGATTAAGAAAAAACGGATTGCAAAAATTGCAGGCTATTTTCAGATAACACTTGCGATTATCGGATTTGTGGAAGTGTTGAGAAGATTTTTTGGAGCCGAGAAACTTCCCGATTTTTCAACGATGATTATCGTTTCGATTTTAGCACTTATCGCAAACGGAATTTGTCTTTACATTTTGCAAAAGTCAAAGAGCAAAGAAGAGGCACATATGAAAGCGAGTATGATTTTTACTTCCAATGACGTGATTATCAATTTGGGAGTAATAATCGCAGGAATTTTAGTGAATTGGCTAAATTCCAACAAACCTGATTTGATTATCGGAACAATCGTTTTTATAGTGGTAATACAAGGTGCATTTCGGATTTTGAAATTAAGTAAGTAA
- a CDS encoding cation transporter, whose product MKKTIFEITKMDCPSEENLIRMKLDGISSIANLDFDIPNRKLTVFHSGEIDQIEKSVIELNLGGKKISTKQTDQTEFKENKNQKKLLWSVLVINFAFFIIEMTTGIISKSMGLVADSLDMLADSFVYGISLFAVGGTVIKKKRIAKLAGYFQIILAIIGFVEVLRRFFEDEKLPDFSTMIIVSIFALIANGICLYILQKSKSKEEAHMKASMIFTSNDVIINLGVIIAGILVHYLSSNKPDLIIGTIVFILVIQGAFRILKLSK is encoded by the coding sequence ATGAAAAAGACAATATTTGAAATTACCAAAATGGACTGTCCTTCAGAGGAAAATCTAATCCGAATGAAATTAGATGGAATTTCAAGCATTGCGAATTTGGACTTTGATATTCCGAATCGAAAATTGACCGTTTTTCACAGCGGAGAAATTGACCAAATCGAAAAGTCAGTTATCGAACTAAATTTAGGTGGAAAGAAAATCTCGACTAAACAAACCGACCAAACAGAATTTAAAGAAAACAAAAACCAAAAAAAGCTACTTTGGTCTGTACTCGTTATAAATTTTGCGTTTTTTATAATCGAAATGACAACAGGAATTATCTCAAAATCTATGGGACTTGTTGCCGATAGTTTAGATATGCTTGCGGACAGTTTTGTTTACGGAATTAGTTTGTTTGCGGTTGGCGGAACAGTAATAAAGAAAAAACGGATTGCCAAACTTGCTGGATATTTTCAAATAATACTTGCGATTATTGGATTTGTAGAAGTTTTAAGAAGATTTTTCGAAGACGAGAAACTTCCCGATTTTTCGACAATGATTATCGTTTCGATTTTCGCACTTATCGCAAACGGAATTTGTCTTTATATTTTGCAAAAGTCAAAAAGTAAAGAAGAAGCACATATGAAAGCGAGTATGATTTTCACCTCGAATGACGTGATTATAAATTTAGGAGTAATAATTGCAGGAATTTTAGTGCATTATTTGAGTTCTAATAAACCTGATTTGATTATTGGAACAATCGTTTTTATATTGGTAATTCAAGGAGCGTTTAGGATTTTGAAATTAAGTAAGTGA